A portion of the Blastopirellula sediminis genome contains these proteins:
- a CDS encoding prolyl oligopeptidase family serine peptidase, producing MMMRVAAGAAATWMILTLAPFCVFADGTAENKKAESVSSETDPYVWLEDVEGEKALDWVRARNEVSQAKLESDPDFAKLRDDLLAIFDSNDRIPFVRKRGEYYYNFWRDEKNERGVWRRTTLDEYKKAEPKWEVIIDLDELAKAENENWVWSGAQMLRPDYNRALISMSRGGADADVTREFDMTTRKFVEDGFNRPEAKGGMSWIDIDHVFISTDFGPGSMTKSGYPRIAKLWTRGEKLEDAKVVYEGEMTDMSISATHDETPGFERNFVRRAIAFYNNEIYLLKEDGSLAQIEAPNSAGKGVHCQYLTLELRDAWTVGEKTYKAGSLLVTNFDDFMAGKRDFTLLFEPNERNALAGYSFTKDYLLLNVLEDVASKLFVMKEEADGAWSKTPLVGAPTLGTVSVSPVDPDESNDYFMTSTDYLTPTTLLMGEVGKEPEELKAMPEFFDATGLTVAQHFATSKDGTKVPYFMLYRKDMKFDGSNPTLLYGYGGFEISLQPGYRATVGRAWSTQGGVYVVANIRGGGEYGPRWHQAALKQNRLKAYEDFAAVAEDLFDRKVTSREHLGIQGGSNGGLLVGNMVTLYPDLFKAAVCQVPLLDMKRYSHLLAGASWMAEYGNPDVPEEWEFIRTYSPYHNVKEEVDYPTVLFTTSTRDDRVHPGHARKMFAKMEGWGKDVLYYENIEGGHGGAANNRQSAFMTAMAFTFLKQQLFAPAKE from the coding sequence ATGATGATGCGAGTAGCGGCCGGCGCCGCAGCAACTTGGATGATTTTGACGTTAGCTCCTTTCTGCGTTTTTGCGGATGGGACCGCAGAGAATAAGAAAGCGGAAAGCGTGAGCAGCGAAACCGATCCGTACGTCTGGTTGGAAGATGTCGAAGGAGAAAAGGCGCTCGACTGGGTGCGTGCTCGCAACGAGGTTTCGCAGGCGAAACTCGAAAGCGATCCCGACTTCGCCAAGCTCCGCGACGATCTGCTGGCGATCTTCGACTCGAACGACCGGATTCCGTTCGTCCGCAAGCGTGGCGAATACTACTACAACTTCTGGCGCGACGAAAAGAACGAGCGGGGCGTTTGGCGACGGACGACCCTCGACGAATACAAGAAGGCCGAGCCGAAGTGGGAAGTGATCATCGATCTTGACGAGCTGGCCAAGGCCGAAAACGAAAACTGGGTCTGGAGCGGCGCCCAGATGCTCCGGCCCGACTACAACCGCGCCTTGATCAGTATGTCGCGCGGCGGGGCCGACGCCGACGTCACCCGCGAGTTTGACATGACGACCCGCAAGTTCGTCGAAGACGGTTTCAATCGTCCCGAAGCCAAAGGGGGAATGAGCTGGATCGATATCGATCACGTCTTTATCTCCACCGACTTCGGTCCCGGTTCGATGACCAAGTCGGGCTATCCGCGGATCGCGAAGCTTTGGACCCGCGGCGAAAAGCTGGAAGATGCGAAGGTCGTTTACGAAGGGGAAATGACTGACATGTCGATTAGCGCCACGCATGACGAAACGCCTGGCTTTGAGCGGAACTTCGTCCGTCGCGCGATCGCTTTCTACAACAACGAGATCTACCTGCTGAAGGAGGACGGCTCGCTAGCGCAAATCGAAGCGCCGAATTCGGCCGGCAAGGGAGTTCATTGCCAGTACCTGACGCTCGAACTGCGTGACGCTTGGACCGTCGGCGAGAAGACCTACAAGGCGGGTTCGCTGCTGGTGACCAACTTTGACGACTTCATGGCGGGGAAACGGGACTTTACCTTGCTGTTCGAGCCAAACGAGCGAAACGCTTTAGCCGGCTATAGCTTCACTAAGGATTACCTGCTGCTAAATGTGCTCGAAGACGTCGCCAGCAAGTTGTTTGTGATGAAAGAAGAAGCGGACGGCGCCTGGTCGAAGACGCCGCTGGTCGGCGCTCCGACGCTCGGAACGGTCAGCGTTTCGCCGGTCGATCCGGACGAGTCGAACGACTACTTCATGACGTCGACCGACTACCTGACGCCGACGACCCTGCTGATGGGCGAGGTCGGCAAAGAGCCGGAAGAGCTGAAGGCGATGCCGGAGTTCTTCGACGCGACCGGCCTGACGGTGGCGCAGCACTTCGCCACGAGCAAAGATGGAACGAAGGTTCCCTACTTCATGCTCTATCGCAAAGACATGAAGTTCGACGGCAGCAACCCGACGCTACTGTACGGTTACGGCGGTTTTGAAATCTCATTGCAGCCGGGCTATCGGGCGACGGTCGGTCGCGCCTGGTCGACGCAAGGGGGCGTTTACGTCGTCGCCAACATTCGCGGCGGCGGCGAATATGGTCCTCGCTGGCATCAAGCGGCGCTGAAGCAGAACCGCTTGAAGGCGTACGAAGATTTCGCGGCAGTCGCCGAAGATCTGTTCGATCGCAAGGTGACGTCGCGTGAGCATCTGGGGATCCAAGGGGGATCGAACGGCGGTCTGCTGGTCGGCAATATGGTTACCTTGTACCCCGATCTGTTCAAAGCGGCCGTCTGCCAGGTGCCGCTGCTCGATATGAAGCGGTACAGCCACTTGTTGGCCGGCGCCTCGTGGATGGCCGAATACGGCAATCCTGACGTCCCGGAAGAATGGGAGTTCATCCGGACCTACTCGCCGTATCACAACGTGAAGGAAGAGGTCGACTATCCGACCGTTCTCTTCACCACGTCGACCCGCGACGATCGCGTTCATCCGGGGCATGCCCGCAAGATGTTCGCCAAGATGGAAGGGTGGGGGAAAGACGTTCTTTACTACGAGAACATCGAAGGTGGTCACGGCGGCGCCGCGAACAATCGCCAGTCGGCCTTCATGACCGCCATGGCGTTCACCTTCCTTAAACAGCAACTCTTCGCACCGGCGAAAGAGTAA
- a CDS encoding ABC transporter permease yields MLILLIVICVVTAVFRPRFVEPGNLANIIRWTSLYGVMGIGVAFVIITGGIDLSIGSMLALVGCLFGVTMAQYNLPPAAAICLVIAMSTLLGLVYGLLITKLKLQPFVVTLCGLLILRGLARATAGGSSVGGFSKLGYLINYEWGSVPVPFLPWINEGYWSFHKWIPSRGDQPGHFALNDAGERIGLDWYDWVPLHPPIIYLAVIAVVAAILLNWTVFGRHLKALGKNEQAARYSGVRTDTMVIISYMICTCLAGVAGVLFSIDIGSVMPSTFGNFYELYAIAAAVLGGCSLRGGEGSIIGVVIGTAILRVLQNSIEMWSIQELEFAVVGGVILIGVIADEIARRIIAARRARQEAALLEKQTA; encoded by the coding sequence ATGCTGATTTTGCTGATCGTGATCTGCGTCGTGACGGCGGTCTTTCGCCCGCGATTTGTGGAGCCCGGCAATCTCGCCAACATCATCCGCTGGACGTCGCTCTACGGCGTGATGGGAATCGGCGTCGCCTTCGTCATCATCACCGGCGGCATCGACCTTTCGATCGGTTCGATGCTGGCGCTGGTCGGTTGTTTATTCGGCGTTACGATGGCGCAGTACAACTTACCGCCGGCAGCCGCGATCTGCCTGGTGATTGCGATGTCGACGCTGCTTGGTCTTGTCTATGGTCTGTTAATTACCAAGCTGAAACTGCAACCATTCGTTGTAACGCTCTGCGGTCTGTTGATCTTGCGCGGCCTAGCGCGCGCTACCGCCGGGGGAAGTTCGGTCGGCGGCTTCTCGAAACTCGGCTACTTGATCAACTACGAATGGGGAAGCGTCCCTGTACCTTTCCTGCCGTGGATCAACGAAGGTTACTGGAGCTTCCACAAGTGGATCCCCAGCCGCGGCGATCAACCGGGGCACTTCGCCCTGAATGACGCCGGCGAGCGTATCGGCCTCGATTGGTACGACTGGGTGCCGCTCCATCCGCCGATCATCTACTTGGCGGTGATCGCCGTCGTCGCCGCGATCCTGCTCAACTGGACCGTCTTCGGCCGCCATCTGAAGGCGCTCGGCAAGAACGAACAAGCGGCGCGCTATAGCGGCGTTCGCACCGACACGATGGTCATCATCAGCTACATGATCTGCACCTGCCTGGCAGGGGTCGCCGGCGTTCTGTTTTCGATCGACATCGGTAGCGTGATGCCGAGCACCTTCGGCAACTTCTACGAACTCTACGCGATCGCCGCGGCGGTCCTGGGCGGTTGCAGTTTGCGGGGGGGCGAAGGCTCGATCATCGGCGTCGTGATCGGCACGGCGATTCTGCGCGTGCTGCAGAACTCGATTGAAATGTGGTCGATTCAGGAACTCGAATTCGCGGTGGTCGGCGGCGTGATCCTGATCGGCGTCATCGCCGATGAAATCGCCCGGCGGATCATCGCCGCACGACGGGCCCGGCAAGAAGCGGCCCTCTTAGAAAAGCAAACTGCGTAA
- a CDS encoding sugar ABC transporter ATP-binding protein, which translates to MPLLEVCNVSKRFPGVKALKGVSLSIAAGQSVAVIGENGAGKSTLMKILAGIQTPDEGEIKLDGRPVEIRNVRDAEKFGIALIHQELNLCDNLDVAANIFLGKEPRTFGFLRRREMERRASEVLRQVGLDIPPTASLASLSIGHRQLVEIAKALASDAQVLIMDEPTSSLSTGEVENLFRVIRTLRDRGVSVVYISHRLSEIHHVADRVVALRDGCNSGELEKDQITHEQMVRLMVGRDLDQFFPHSPHEAGEVVLSARGVRVRGNGAYPIDLQLKAGEIVGLAGLVGAGRTELLETLFGVRRTLGGSVEVAGQAVRLQSPRDAIAAGLFLVPEDRKQDGLVIEMTVGENITLPGLMRASTAGMLPTRWEKTTADEMIQKLRIKTPGPGQIIQFLSGGNQQKAVIAKWLAIGPKVLLLDEPTRGIDIGAKHEIYEMMEQLAHQGVAILFASSEMEEVIGMSDRMLVMHEGRIAGELRRDQLSEEAIMRLATGATTAATT; encoded by the coding sequence TCGAAACGCTTCCCCGGCGTCAAAGCGCTAAAAGGGGTCAGCCTCTCGATCGCCGCCGGCCAGTCGGTCGCAGTGATCGGCGAGAACGGCGCAGGCAAAAGCACGCTGATGAAGATCCTTGCCGGGATTCAAACGCCCGACGAGGGAGAAATCAAGCTCGACGGCCGCCCGGTCGAGATTCGAAATGTCCGCGACGCCGAGAAGTTCGGCATCGCGCTGATTCACCAAGAGCTGAATCTGTGCGACAACCTGGACGTCGCGGCGAACATCTTCCTCGGCAAAGAGCCCAGGACCTTTGGCTTTTTGCGACGCCGCGAAATGGAACGTCGCGCCAGCGAAGTGCTGCGGCAAGTCGGACTCGATATTCCGCCGACCGCGTCGCTCGCTTCTCTTTCGATCGGGCATCGGCAGTTGGTCGAAATCGCCAAAGCGCTCGCCTCCGACGCGCAAGTGCTGATCATGGACGAGCCGACCTCCAGCCTTTCGACCGGAGAAGTGGAGAACCTGTTCCGGGTGATTCGCACCTTGCGAGACCGCGGCGTCAGCGTCGTGTACATCTCGCACCGCCTGAGCGAGATCCACCATGTCGCCGATCGAGTCGTCGCGTTGCGTGACGGCTGCAACTCCGGCGAACTTGAAAAAGACCAGATCACGCACGAACAGATGGTCCGCTTGATGGTGGGCCGCGATCTCGATCAGTTCTTCCCCCATTCGCCGCATGAAGCGGGCGAGGTCGTCCTTTCGGCTCGCGGAGTTCGCGTTCGCGGCAACGGCGCCTATCCGATCGATCTGCAACTAAAGGCGGGAGAGATCGTCGGTCTGGCGGGACTTGTCGGCGCCGGACGGACGGAATTGCTCGAAACGTTGTTCGGCGTACGCCGCACACTGGGCGGTTCCGTCGAAGTCGCCGGCCAGGCGGTTCGTCTGCAAAGCCCCCGCGATGCGATTGCGGCCGGGCTCTTCCTCGTGCCGGAAGATCGCAAGCAGGACGGGCTGGTGATCGAGATGACCGTTGGCGAGAACATCACGCTGCCGGGGCTGATGCGGGCCTCCACCGCCGGGATGCTACCGACGCGCTGGGAAAAGACGACCGCCGACGAGATGATCCAAAAGCTCCGGATCAAAACGCCGGGCCCAGGACAGATTATCCAGTTCCTCTCCGGCGGCAATCAGCAAAAGGCGGTGATCGCCAAGTGGCTGGCGATTGGGCCGAAGGTGCTGCTCCTCGACGAGCCGACCCGCGGCATCGACATCGGCGCCAAGCACGAGATCTATGAGATGATGGAACAGCTCGCGCACCAGGGAGTCGCGATCTTGTTCGCTTCCAGCGAAATGGAAGAAGTGATCGGCATGTCAGACCGCATGCTGGTCATGCACGAGGGGCGAATCGCCGGCGAACTTCGCCGCGATCAGCTGAGCGAAGAAGCGATCATGCGTCTGGCGACCGGCGCAACAACCGCAGCGACAACTTAG